The proteins below are encoded in one region of Sporosarcina sp. FSL K6-1508:
- a CDS encoding glycosyl hydrolase — protein MRYRYFLIAGLILCSGFFSILYEKKVKKSDAFTTEAFIEKWLTNDNGTLATYMKAGDEEDSDLVKGREALSESLGIWMHYALLKEDEVQFEHAYQQLTNYFLENDGFVRWKLTEAGENKVFANALVDDLRICGALFDASEKWNEPRYEKAAVRISSYLTAFNQSESSLTDYYVKDEGTSQYITLSYIEPDSLAKLNQRGLIDKAIYEKMLAILKNAPLDGFYYPKAYDVEKDVYLFDSEINMVDQSLVALYRGKKRYSTTAFLDFIKEEIELHGAIYGRYDRFSGGKLVDYESPAVYGWLILYSLELHELELAQKLYSRMSQFKLRGSKYTGGYAVYNDDTHIFDNLVPLLAERELDNLNLLR, from the coding sequence ATGAGATACAGGTATTTCCTTATTGCAGGCCTCATTTTGTGTAGTGGGTTTTTCTCTATACTTTATGAGAAAAAAGTGAAAAAGTCGGATGCATTCACCACGGAAGCATTTATTGAAAAATGGTTAACAAATGATAACGGAACGCTCGCAACATATATGAAGGCGGGGGACGAGGAGGATAGTGATCTCGTAAAAGGAAGAGAAGCATTATCTGAGTCATTAGGAATATGGATGCACTATGCCCTCTTAAAGGAAGATGAAGTACAATTTGAACATGCTTATCAGCAACTTACTAATTACTTTCTCGAAAACGATGGCTTTGTCCGTTGGAAATTGACTGAGGCGGGTGAGAATAAGGTTTTTGCAAATGCCCTTGTTGATGATTTGCGAATATGCGGTGCTTTGTTCGACGCGAGTGAAAAGTGGAATGAACCACGCTATGAAAAAGCCGCCGTCCGAATTAGTAGCTACTTGACTGCATTCAATCAAAGTGAAAGTAGCTTAACCGATTATTATGTCAAGGATGAAGGGACCAGCCAATATATCACATTATCCTATATCGAACCGGATTCGTTGGCAAAGCTTAATCAAAGAGGATTGATCGATAAAGCCATCTATGAGAAAATGCTTGCCATACTGAAAAATGCCCCACTAGATGGTTTCTATTATCCGAAAGCATATGATGTAGAGAAAGACGTGTATCTTTTCGATTCAGAAATTAACATGGTGGACCAATCACTGGTGGCATTATATCGTGGAAAGAAAAGGTATTCAACGACAGCATTTTTGGATTTTATCAAGGAAGAAATAGAACTGCATGGAGCTATCTATGGACGATATGATCGGTTTTCTGGGGGAAAGCTGGTAGATTATGAATCACCTGCAGTCTATGGCTGGTTGATCTTATACAGCTTAGAACTACATGAGTTGGAATTGGCCCAAAAGTTATATAGTAGGATGAGTCAATTCAAATTACGGGGCTCAAAATATACGGGGGGGTATGCAGTTTATAATGATGATACGCATATTTTTGACAATTTAGTTCCTCTATTAGCAGAACGAGAATTGGATAATCTAAATCTATTGAGATAA
- a CDS encoding LuxR C-terminal-related transcriptional regulator has translation MTVQMTSLNSKTAIPRVAAEAVERERLADLLRYAGSNRLTIVRAPAGYGKTTILSQWFGQSYEPVAWLSVDAIDNDPIRFWKYVIYTVSETFMSETDTTQFPLSNSHSPIELLIDSFLNEIGSIPGILRIVIEDYHLIDNQSIHDMLDRFITYLPSNVRVYMTSRTKLPLPIAKWRVKGWITEIGMEQLRFTYEEVERFYTKRGLMLRDVATVQQVLDTTEGWAAGIQLTSLSGSMTVADGWNSDLVSSAHPFLIEFLAQEILASLPLSTQDFLIRTSLVNQLEPGICNTLTNRTDSENVLLELERSGLFITRLHASEPIFRYHHLFADALQIEMKNHYSDQEISLNYKKTAILLREQGDFISAIELALTGKLYEVADRWITAHILEVFLSGQTTTFMRWVQQLRDADYPVNVETLIMNVITFTNIYAIEEAKQLIEELECRQVHEQWKQKDDYQGMAYILETVKAFVLIANCEDIERAIGIILSQMKIGRVISRWDDIPMQYNQFEPQTLRTSLGSKGKLWAVKEVLPFLDLFRESEFNEQNMTGFSYAVQAEALYEKDCVYEASIVLEEALRYGHRFKDPSLIVPMYLLKGRIYATKGQFIEAHALLDYAIDTVKESYWISTLRTMKAYCYLLEGDSLRAELELYQSTAIHNQRVESGQEFWLLIQTRILLAKAQSKEALEVVGRVKEKALLERQISTIVEAGVLEAMCQLDLSDKEAALTALHEALKEGAPYGYVRTFLNEIRVLPLLKEYVKLRQQGIHAEWDSVPINYVERLTAEEVGDSVQNPLLEMLTPRERDVLQLLVRGASNSEIASQLFLSEGTVRVYLSKVYSKLGVDSRTKAVLLANKWEWPDRSKVIK, from the coding sequence ATGACTGTGCAAATGACGAGTTTGAATTCTAAAACAGCAATTCCACGTGTTGCTGCAGAAGCTGTGGAGCGTGAGCGATTGGCCGATTTACTTCGATATGCCGGTTCCAATAGATTAACGATTGTACGTGCGCCGGCAGGTTATGGTAAGACAACCATACTTAGTCAATGGTTTGGTCAATCCTATGAGCCAGTTGCTTGGCTATCCGTCGATGCCATTGATAATGATCCCATACGCTTTTGGAAATACGTCATCTATACCGTTTCTGAAACATTTATGAGTGAAACGGATACAACACAATTTCCCTTATCTAATAGTCACTCCCCAATCGAATTATTGATAGACTCATTTTTGAATGAAATTGGCTCCATTCCAGGAATACTGCGTATTGTTATTGAGGATTATCATTTAATTGACAACCAATCGATTCATGATATGCTGGACCGGTTTATCACCTATTTACCAAGCAATGTACGGGTGTATATGACTAGCCGAACCAAATTGCCGCTCCCAATTGCCAAGTGGCGTGTTAAAGGTTGGATTACAGAAATTGGCATGGAGCAGCTACGCTTCACTTATGAGGAAGTGGAACGTTTCTATACTAAACGAGGGCTTATGCTCAGGGATGTTGCAACGGTTCAACAAGTATTGGATACGACAGAGGGATGGGCGGCTGGCATTCAATTGACGAGCCTTTCGGGGAGCATGACTGTAGCGGATGGATGGAATAGTGACCTGGTTTCCAGTGCACATCCGTTTTTAATTGAGTTTCTCGCTCAGGAAATCCTCGCATCGCTTCCCCTATCTACACAAGACTTTCTTATCCGCACTTCGCTAGTGAATCAACTTGAACCAGGAATTTGTAATACTCTCACAAATCGAACGGATAGTGAAAATGTCTTGCTTGAGCTTGAGAGAAGTGGTCTATTCATCACGCGTCTTCATGCGAGTGAGCCCATTTTTCGTTACCATCATTTATTTGCGGATGCTTTGCAAATAGAAATGAAAAACCACTATTCAGATCAAGAAATTTCGTTGAATTATAAGAAAACAGCCATTCTTTTGCGGGAGCAAGGCGATTTTATTTCCGCGATTGAACTTGCTCTAACGGGGAAATTGTATGAAGTTGCAGATAGATGGATTACAGCTCATATTCTCGAAGTCTTTTTATCAGGCCAAACAACGACATTCATGCGGTGGGTGCAACAATTGCGAGATGCGGATTATCCGGTGAATGTAGAGACGCTAATCATGAACGTCATTACATTTACAAACATATATGCAATAGAAGAAGCCAAACAACTCATAGAGGAGTTGGAGTGCAGACAAGTGCATGAACAATGGAAACAAAAAGATGACTATCAAGGCATGGCCTATATTTTAGAGACAGTAAAAGCATTTGTTTTGATTGCAAATTGTGAGGATATTGAACGTGCAATAGGTATTATCCTAAGTCAAATGAAAATCGGCCGGGTAATTTCTAGGTGGGACGATATTCCGATGCAATATAATCAGTTCGAACCACAAACGCTTCGGACGAGCCTCGGTTCGAAGGGTAAACTATGGGCTGTGAAAGAAGTCCTGCCTTTTCTTGACCTATTTCGGGAAAGCGAATTCAATGAGCAAAATATGACGGGTTTTAGCTATGCGGTTCAGGCAGAGGCTTTATACGAAAAAGATTGTGTATATGAAGCATCGATTGTATTGGAAGAGGCCTTACGATACGGTCATCGCTTTAAAGATCCTAGTCTAATCGTCCCGATGTACTTGCTGAAGGGAAGAATTTACGCTACAAAAGGACAATTTATTGAGGCGCATGCCTTATTGGATTATGCAATAGATACTGTAAAGGAAAGCTATTGGATTAGTACATTACGCACGATGAAAGCGTACTGCTATTTACTCGAAGGGGATTCATTGCGAGCAGAACTGGAACTCTATCAATCAACTGCAATACATAATCAAAGAGTTGAATCAGGTCAAGAGTTTTGGTTGTTAATACAGACACGTATTTTATTGGCTAAAGCGCAGTCAAAAGAAGCACTGGAAGTTGTTGGACGAGTGAAAGAAAAAGCATTGCTAGAACGGCAAATATCTACAATCGTAGAGGCTGGGGTACTTGAGGCAATGTGCCAACTGGATTTATCCGACAAAGAAGCAGCATTGACAGCGTTGCATGAAGCTTTAAAAGAAGGAGCGCCATACGGGTATGTAAGGACATTCCTTAATGAAATACGCGTTTTACCTTTACTGAAAGAGTATGTAAAGCTACGGCAACAGGGGATTCATGCGGAGTGGGATTCCGTTCCGATCAATTATGTGGAACGATTGACGGCGGAGGAAGTGGGTGATAGCGTCCAGAACCCCTTGCTAGAGATGCTTACACCGCGAGAGCGGGATGTATTGCAATTATTGGTAAGAGGAGCTTCAAATAGTGAGATTGCCAGTCAATTGTTTTTATCAGAAGGAACTGTGCGTGTCTATTTATCGAAAGTATATAGTAAACTAGGCGTCGATTCACGAACAAAAGCGGTTTTGCTGGCGAATAAATGGGAATGGCCGGATCGTTCAAAAGTCATCAAATGA
- a CDS encoding GDSL-type esterase/lipase family protein, translated as MVHKIGGIDFIKKQMQPTPSGKGTSDYYYTKKSIFEKSDVKDVHKIFIGDSITDYGEFQEYFPDEVVLNRGIRNDVSKGVVNRIKEVVGRNSKEAYLMIGVNDIRYSTDRKNLEKHITAIVKSFEGENSKLFIQSILPVNNKLFGNEVSNEKVNQFNEVLQRIAEENGIEYIDLHSSFVNKNGQLDETFTIDGLHLNGEGYKVWMDVLRRK; from the coding sequence GTGGTGCATAAAATAGGCGGCATTGATTTTATTAAAAAACAAATGCAACCGACACCTTCTGGAAAAGGAACTTCGGATTATTATTATACGAAAAAAAGTATCTTCGAAAAATCTGACGTGAAAGATGTACATAAAATATTCATTGGAGACAGTATTACAGATTACGGAGAGTTTCAGGAATACTTCCCTGACGAGGTTGTATTAAATAGAGGAATCAGAAACGACGTTTCAAAAGGAGTAGTGAATCGAATCAAGGAAGTGGTTGGACGGAATTCAAAAGAGGCATACCTCATGATTGGCGTAAACGATATTCGCTACTCTACCGATAGGAAGAACTTGGAAAAACACATTACTGCGATTGTGAAATCTTTTGAAGGTGAAAACAGTAAACTCTTTATACAATCCATCCTTCCAGTAAACAACAAGTTATTTGGTAATGAGGTATCGAATGAAAAAGTAAATCAATTTAACGAAGTGTTGCAACGGATCGCTGAAGAAAACGGAATTGAATACATTGATTTGCATTCCAGTTTTGTGAATAAAAATGGACAGTTGGATGAGACATTCACAATTGACGGTCTTCACTTAAATGGGGAAGGGTACAAGGTTTGGATGGACGTTCTTAGACGGAAATGA
- a CDS encoding LuxR C-terminal-related transcriptional regulator encodes MQGVLLTSKITLPMNTGKIVERERLTQLLQRGSRSKLLFVRAPAGYGKTTMLSQWAIQHEGPIAWFTVDVTDNDPLRFWEYVAYTVFASFRCSTASSILSRFHTQSSFSSEKLIDSLLNEISLLPGNIQIIIDDYHLIENANIHAMMEQFMNYLPSNTKVCLSSRMDLPLPFAKWREKSWLSEIGIEQLRLTYEEGKEFYEQQNIVFDHAHHLQTVVDVTEGWAAGLQLAGLSLASDSERDGDFSQFDGRHPFVAEFLMKEVFETLSPSSHFFLLCTSILDQLTPEICDKLTRRSDSHERLHELEKKGLFIIRLHEKEPIFRYHNLLTKTLRSELKNRYADDFIVLMNEKAALILYEKGDFICAIEHAFNGHMYGRAEEWIMANIIDVLTAERFTVFVRWIRTLLDNYYDVNPQMKVMYAFALAALHNLEGADRILIDLESQDKMDQWMGKAEYSGAVYDFLGVKAYLIILRTGDMGQALKLIKQRLDSIKPEDSVWDAIATQYNQTESSLFRTTICSKGKLLPDENEMFYFNGFRTDAFENFNMAGYSCGIRAEKLYEWNRLEEASEEQKKAMSFRNRFQDPGLFIPMAFLESRIHALKKNFLEAHTALDNELEKVNAQHWKDALYIMKALFFLRENKVVQAENELAKTRMKNNRGLALENPFRSLVDARILLEKGQPEDALQLIIRVKMQALEEEQVTTIIESAVLEALCYSMLSNEAEALYALHEAIVRGEPYGYLRTFIDEPTIIPLLKRYLKSHRQGLLGQRDTVSLSYVEHLLSESRGKNNVLDLLTPREQEVIQLLASGASNRDIAKQLFLKEGTVRVYLTSIYEKLNVNSRTQAILLLSE; translated from the coding sequence TTGCAAGGGGTTTTGCTTACGTCAAAAATAACGTTACCCATGAATACGGGGAAGATAGTGGAAAGAGAGCGGTTAACACAACTTTTGCAACGGGGAAGTCGGTCGAAACTTCTGTTTGTTCGCGCTCCGGCGGGTTATGGAAAGACGACTATGCTCAGTCAATGGGCAATACAACATGAGGGACCCATTGCATGGTTCACCGTTGATGTGACAGATAATGACCCCCTTCGTTTTTGGGAGTACGTAGCGTATACAGTGTTTGCTAGTTTTCGGTGTTCAACAGCCTCGAGCATACTGTCTAGGTTCCATACTCAGTCTTCTTTTTCCTCCGAGAAGTTAATAGACTCCTTATTGAATGAAATCAGTTTGTTGCCAGGAAACATCCAGATTATCATTGATGACTATCATTTAATTGAGAATGCGAATATACATGCGATGATGGAGCAGTTTATGAATTATTTACCGAGCAATACGAAAGTATGTCTATCAAGTCGGATGGATTTGCCATTGCCCTTTGCAAAATGGCGTGAGAAATCTTGGCTCTCGGAAATCGGAATTGAGCAGCTTCGCCTCACTTATGAAGAAGGAAAGGAATTCTACGAACAGCAGAATATAGTTTTTGATCATGCACATCATTTGCAAACTGTAGTAGATGTGACAGAAGGGTGGGCGGCAGGCCTGCAATTGGCGGGTCTCTCGTTGGCAAGCGATTCTGAAAGGGATGGGGACTTTTCGCAATTTGACGGCCGTCATCCTTTTGTGGCGGAGTTTCTGATGAAGGAAGTATTTGAAACTCTTTCTCCATCCAGCCATTTTTTCCTCCTCTGTACGTCAATACTGGATCAATTAACGCCTGAAATCTGTGATAAACTTACACGTCGTTCGGATAGTCATGAAAGATTACATGAGCTAGAAAAAAAGGGTTTATTCATCATCCGCTTGCACGAAAAAGAACCCATATTCCGCTACCATAATTTATTGACCAAAACATTGCGAAGTGAGCTGAAAAATCGGTATGCGGATGATTTTATTGTATTGATGAACGAAAAGGCAGCTCTAATTCTTTACGAAAAAGGCGATTTCATTTGCGCAATCGAACATGCTTTTAACGGTCACATGTACGGACGTGCGGAAGAATGGATTATGGCCAATATCATCGACGTTCTAACTGCTGAACGTTTCACAGTGTTTGTTCGTTGGATCAGAACGTTGCTGGATAATTATTATGATGTGAATCCGCAAATGAAGGTGATGTATGCATTTGCATTGGCAGCTTTACACAACTTGGAAGGAGCGGATCGAATCCTTATTGACTTGGAGTCCCAAGACAAAATGGATCAATGGATGGGGAAAGCAGAGTATTCAGGAGCTGTTTACGATTTTCTTGGCGTCAAAGCTTATCTCATTATTTTGAGAACAGGAGATATGGGACAAGCTTTGAAGTTAATTAAACAAAGGCTGGATTCGATTAAACCCGAAGATTCAGTATGGGATGCAATCGCAACCCAGTATAACCAGACGGAGTCGTCGCTTTTCCGTACAACTATTTGTTCCAAAGGGAAGCTACTTCCGGATGAAAATGAAATGTTTTACTTTAATGGATTTCGTACGGACGCGTTTGAAAATTTCAATATGGCAGGATACAGTTGTGGAATTCGCGCTGAAAAACTATATGAATGGAATCGTTTGGAGGAAGCATCTGAGGAACAAAAGAAGGCGATGTCCTTTAGGAATCGGTTTCAAGATCCCGGTCTTTTTATTCCGATGGCCTTTTTAGAAAGCCGAATTCATGCCTTGAAAAAGAATTTTCTGGAAGCCCATACTGCGTTGGATAATGAACTGGAGAAAGTGAATGCACAACATTGGAAAGATGCATTGTATATTATGAAGGCATTGTTTTTCTTGCGGGAGAATAAAGTGGTTCAAGCAGAAAATGAACTTGCCAAAACTAGGATGAAAAACAACAGAGGCTTGGCGCTGGAGAACCCGTTTCGTTCTCTAGTGGACGCTCGCATTTTATTGGAAAAGGGGCAGCCGGAAGACGCATTGCAGTTGATCATCCGTGTGAAAATGCAAGCGTTGGAGGAAGAGCAGGTTACAACTATCATTGAATCAGCGGTGCTCGAAGCGCTTTGTTATTCAATGTTATCGAATGAAGCCGAAGCATTGTATGCCTTGCATGAAGCGATCGTACGAGGAGAACCATATGGCTATTTGCGGACGTTTATCGATGAACCGACAATTATCCCTTTATTGAAGCGATATTTGAAATCACATCGACAAGGTTTACTTGGACAACGGGATACCGTTTCTCTTTCTTATGTCGAACACTTGCTAAGTGAAAGCAGAGGAAAGAATAATGTTCTTGATTTACTCACGCCACGCGAGCAAGAGGTGATTCAATTGCTGGCAAGCGGTGCTTCTAACCGTGACATTGCGAAACAACTTTTTTTAAAAGAAGGAACGGTGCGTGTCTATTTAACTTCCATCTATGAAAAACTTAATGTGAATTCCAGGACACAAGCAATTTTGCTGCTAAGTGAATAA
- a CDS encoding acyltransferase family protein, with amino-acid sequence MNKKRLSWVDVTKGFLMILVVIGHYPEQLDFPLSKYIYWFHMPAFFILSGLFFKPVVEKGLLKISIHKRFMQLIVPYLFFLVSITLIRYGIEIGSGNIDLSWYLNDLWTLAVGGRFVRGAYGVFWFVTTLFFTYLFFLWLTKYFSRTKQFVILAIFYIIAHFESIIAMHVIGGKPSEASQAIPMVWNIDVALMAVVYFALGYYMKDIWQNVTKRWMITGMVVSVTMVFLDSWNVIDYRLSMKFLRYDHFILDLVIPLSFTLVLVGGFQFITSRMSLNWLQNVEKHSLSIMYLHIFTDILLNDYFTYGIIGFTAFGLVIPIIVSIIIQKMVPNGKLFLGGFSPKKTTTTPAIN; translated from the coding sequence ATGAATAAGAAACGTTTATCCTGGGTGGATGTCACGAAAGGATTTTTAATGATTCTTGTAGTCATTGGACATTATCCGGAACAACTGGATTTTCCTCTTTCGAAGTATATCTATTGGTTTCATATGCCGGCATTTTTTATTTTGAGTGGTTTGTTTTTTAAGCCCGTAGTAGAAAAAGGCTTACTAAAAATTTCGATTCACAAACGTTTTATGCAACTGATTGTTCCCTATCTATTTTTCTTGGTAAGTATTACGCTGATCCGCTATGGCATAGAAATCGGTTCAGGCAATATAGATTTATCGTGGTATCTAAATGATTTGTGGACACTTGCCGTGGGCGGTCGTTTTGTACGTGGTGCTTATGGCGTCTTCTGGTTTGTGACAACATTATTCTTTACATATTTGTTCTTCTTATGGCTAACAAAGTACTTCAGCCGTACGAAACAGTTCGTGATTCTGGCGATTTTTTATATAATCGCCCACTTTGAAAGCATCATTGCAATGCATGTAATTGGCGGAAAGCCTTCTGAAGCTTCGCAAGCGATCCCGATGGTTTGGAACATCGATGTTGCACTCATGGCAGTCGTCTATTTTGCGCTCGGTTATTACATGAAGGATATTTGGCAGAATGTCACGAAACGCTGGATGATTACAGGAATGGTTGTCAGTGTAACAATGGTCTTTCTTGATAGCTGGAATGTAATTGACTATCGATTAAGCATGAAATTTTTACGTTACGATCATTTCATTCTAGATTTGGTCATCCCACTGTCATTCACACTCGTATTGGTAGGCGGATTTCAATTCATCACTTCCCGAATGTCGCTTAACTGGCTACAAAATGTAGAGAAACACTCACTCTCCATTATGTACTTGCATATTTTCACGGATATTTTGTTAAATGATTATTTCACATATGGCATTATTGGATTCACAGCATTCGGATTAGTCATTCCCATCATTGTTTCTATTATCATTCAAAAAATGGTACCAAACGGGAAACTTTTTCTTGGTGGATTCTCACCGAAAAAAACCACTACTACTCCAGCAATAAATTAG
- a CDS encoding glycosyltransferase family 2 protein encodes MINLLLYLSLFLIWTMLFYHAFLMVGGYFHSLKYKQFEKGLLKEVEDLPTVSILIPAHNEEVVIENTLKSMIRLNYPKDKLEVIVINDNSSDRTGVIVEEYARQFSFIQVVNTKPPNAGKGKSGALNQGLKRSTGEIIAVYDADNMPEPDAIYYLALGLQKDEKAGAIVGKFRVVNANKNVLTRLINIETLTFQWLAQAGRWFWFKMTTIPGTNFAIRRSILEKLNGWDEKALSEDTELSMRVYDLGYYIRFFPSAITWEQEPENLRVWWRQRTRWARGNLYVIFKYLFKLHKLKNKKVFIDLFYFLFTYLLFFGGVLLSHAIFVVNLFYDLELKIGVVSYVLLIVGFLLFVTEVCLALSLEKKQLTMKNFLTVLFMYFTYSQLWIFLVVYSSILEIKRLVFKQEVKWYKTKRFQQAS; translated from the coding sequence TTGATAAATCTACTGTTATATCTGTCACTATTTTTAATCTGGACAATGTTGTTCTACCATGCCTTTCTTATGGTAGGAGGGTATTTTCATTCATTAAAGTATAAGCAGTTTGAAAAAGGATTGTTGAAAGAGGTAGAGGATTTACCGACAGTCAGTATTCTGATTCCGGCACATAATGAAGAAGTTGTAATTGAGAATACCCTAAAATCAATGATCCGGCTTAATTATCCGAAAGATAAATTGGAAGTCATCGTCATTAATGATAACTCGAGCGATCGCACAGGGGTCATTGTTGAGGAGTATGCAAGACAATTTTCTTTTATCCAAGTAGTGAATACCAAGCCGCCGAATGCAGGTAAAGGGAAATCGGGAGCACTCAATCAAGGGTTAAAACGGTCGACAGGTGAAATAATTGCCGTATACGATGCGGACAACATGCCTGAACCTGATGCGATTTACTATCTCGCGCTGGGCTTACAAAAAGATGAAAAGGCAGGAGCGATTGTCGGTAAATTCCGAGTGGTCAATGCGAATAAGAATGTACTAACAAGGTTAATCAATATCGAAACATTAACTTTTCAGTGGTTGGCACAAGCTGGACGTTGGTTCTGGTTTAAGATGACTACAATTCCTGGAACGAATTTCGCAATAAGAAGATCGATTCTTGAGAAATTAAATGGCTGGGATGAAAAGGCACTATCTGAGGATACGGAGTTAAGCATGAGAGTTTACGATTTGGGATATTACATCCGTTTTTTTCCTTCAGCGATTACGTGGGAACAGGAACCGGAAAATTTGCGCGTATGGTGGAGGCAAAGAACAAGGTGGGCAAGAGGTAATCTATATGTTATTTTCAAATACTTGTTTAAGCTGCACAAATTAAAAAATAAAAAAGTATTTATTGACCTATTTTATTTCTTGTTTACGTACTTATTATTTTTTGGAGGGGTTTTGCTTTCACATGCTATCTTTGTTGTAAACCTATTTTATGATTTGGAACTGAAAATAGGAGTTGTATCGTATGTGCTGTTAATTGTTGGCTTTCTCCTTTTTGTGACAGAGGTCTGCTTGGCATTGAGTCTGGAAAAAAAGCAGTTGACAATGAAAAACTTTTTGACGGTGTTATTCATGTACTTCACGTATTCCCAATTGTGGATTTTCCTCGTTGTGTATTCATCAATTTTGGAAATTAAGCGTTTAGTGTTTAAACAAGAAGTGAAATGGTATAAAACAAAGCGATTTCAGCAAGCATCTTAG